TTAATAGGAATGACTAATTTTAAAATTGAGGGAATCATTGTTGACAATGATTTAAGAACTTTTTCAGGAAGAGGTAAAATTGAAATTTCAAAAGGAGCAATTAAAAATATCTCTCCTCTTCTAAAAGCTATTCCAGTTGAAAAAGCTGATTTAGAATTTGAATCATCACGAAACCGTAGCGCAATTAAAAATATCAATATTGAAGGCAATGGAATAAGAATAAAAGGACAGGGAACCTTAAAAACAGGAAAAACTTTATCTGATAGCATATTAAAATTGAAACTTTTTGGTCAATACGATCCTTCAACAGGAGTTGGGAAAACCATTTCACTATTGGGGATAAAAGGAAAGAAGAATATACCAATTGAGTTAAGCGGACCTCTCACAAAACCAACACTAAAAATTGAAGGAAAAACCCTTTGGAATAAAAAGAGCCCTAAAGATAGAAAGAGGAAAAGATAATTTACTGCTTTATTAAAGCTTCTTTGAGTATCTCGTCAACAATAATGAATTGCTCACAACTGAGACAGATGAAAAAGCCATTGCTAAGGCACACCATTGAGGTGGAAGCGTAAAAGGATAAAAAACTCCGGCGGCAATAGGAATGCCGAGAGCATTATAAAAAAGAGCCCAAAAGAAGTTTTGTTTGATCTTTGTCAATGTTTTCCTACCAAGTTGAATTGCTCTATAAACATCAAAAAGGTCATTTTTAACAAGAACCACTTCTCCTGTTTCTTTAGCGACATCTGTCCCAGAGCCAATTGCTATTCCTATATTTGCTTGAGCCAAAGCAGGAGCATCATTAATTCCGTCTCCAACCATTCCTACATATAACCCTTCTGCCTGATATTTTTTTACAGTATTTATTTTATCTTCAGGCAATACCTCCGCCTCAAATGATTCTATACCAACCTTTCTTGCAACAATCGAAGCAATCTTCTTGTTGTCACCTGAAATCATACATGTCCTTATGCCCAATGAATGAAGACTACTAATTGCTTCCTTGGCATTTTCCTTAATCACATCAGAAATACCAAAGATTGCTGCAGCTTTGTTATTTTCAGCAACAAAAACCAATGTATTTCCTTCAGATTGCATTACTTCCGCCTTTTCAACAACAATATTACTCACATCAATCCCTTTTTCCTCTAAAAATGCCAGTCTACCTATAACTAATTTGCTTCCTCCCGCTTCACATTCAATCCCTTTTCCACTTTCTTCATTGAATGAATTTACATCTATGATTTCTACATTTTTCTCATCTCCAAATCTTGAAATTGCCTCGGCAAGAGGATGTGTTGATTTCTTTTCAGCACTCACCGCTTTTTTTAACAAATCTCGGCCGTCAAAACCATCTGCAACATAATATTCCACAACTTTTGGTTCACCCTTGGTAATGGTGCCGGTTTTATCAAAAAGAATCATTTGAAGCTTTGATATATTTTCAAGTGTGCTTGCTTTTTTAAAAAGTATACCTCTTCTTAGTCCAATACCACTCCCGACCATAATTGCAGTTGGTGTTGCAAGGCCAAGGGCACATGGGCAGGCAATGACAAGGACAGAAATCATTATCGTAAAAGCAAAAATGAAAGCCATTCCCTTAACCAAAAACCAGATTGCAAAACTTATCAATGAAATGGATACCACAGTGGGTACAAAATAATTTGAAACAGTGTCAGCAAATCGTTGAATCGGTGCTTTATCTGCCTGCGCTTCCTGAACCATCTTGATGATTTGGGAGAGAACTGTATCCTTGCCAACTTTTAATGTCTTTATCTTTAAATGTCCCGATTTATTTATTGTTGCGCCTGTAACTTCATCACCAACTTTTTTCTCAACAGGAATTGATTCGCCGGATATCATCGATTCATCTACACTTGAGTAACCTTCAATTATTTCTCCATCTACTGGTATCTTTTCTCCCGGTTTCACAATGACTATATCCCCTATCCTTACTTGCGATGCTGGTATTTCTTTCTCATTACCATCGACTAATACAACCGCTTTATCAGCTTGCAATTCTAAAAGTTTCTTGAGAGCCTGACCAGCTTTCCCCTTTGCCCGAGCCTCCATCATTTTTCCGAGGAGAATAAAAGTCAATAATTCCGGGGCAACTTCAAACATAAGATGATGCATAATTTGTCCAGTTTCCCCCGCCATCTCTCCTGTCATTCCCTCCATAGGCCCTCGTAAAAAGAAAAGAACCATTACGCTGTAAAGATAAGATGCGCTAATGCCAAGAGACACAAGGACATCCATATTGGTTGCCCGGTTTTTAAGCGAGTAGTAAGCACCTCTATAAAATGGGAATCCGCCGGTAATCTGCACCGCTGTAGCAATAGCAAAGATTACATAATCCTGAATGCTTCCGAAGGGCCTAAAGTCGATTCCAAGTTGAGGCAGATGAACAAGAAGCGCTATAGGAATAGTTAGAAGTGCTGTCAACAAAAAAGCTCTTTTTTCTTTCTCTGCTGTACCTTCTTCTTCCTTCTTCTTATCTTCCGCAAATGGAATAGCCTTATATCCCGAATTCTTTACTAAATTCAAAATATCATCTGTCTTAATGGTATTTACATCAAATTCTACCATCCCCTCTTCCATAGGGAAATTTACAGAAACATTCTTTATTCCTTCTGTCTTTGAAAGCACTCGTTCAATAGTCTTTGCACAATTAACACAACTCATACCCTCAATTTTGAAACGGAGTGTCTCAAATCCATTGGCAGATATTGGAATTGCTTTATAACCTAAGTCTTCTACCTTAGCTGCTATATTATCGGCTGTTAAAGTTTCAAGATGCTCTACTGTAAGTGTTTCAAGAGGAAAATTTACAACTGCTTTTGTTACTCCATCTAATTTATTCAATCCCCTTTCTATGGTACCAGCACAATTTGCACAAGACATTCCACTTATCTTGAATGAAGATGAAAGGAGTTTCCTCTCTTCTTTTTCTACGGATTCTTTCCTGTCTTCAATTTTCTCTTCCTGCGCTGATATATCTTCAACTTGATATCCTTCATCTACAATTGCCTCTTTCATTTTATCTTCATTGACCACTTGTGCATCAAAAGTTATTTCAGCCATCTCCTTTTCAAGAGAAACCTTTGCATCAATAACTCCGTCAAGCTTTTTGAGGGCTTTCGTAACTGCCCGCACACAATGGTCGCAGGACATACCTCCCACTTTTATTTGGCAGGTTTTCTTCATTTTTTTCGCTCTAAATCAGAATAAAATGTAAAAAGGAATCAAATAAAAAAGATCATTTTGCAGAAGCTTCATAACCTGCTTCTTTGATAGCATTTATAATATTCTCGATGTTGTCAACTGCAGGATCATAGGAAAAAGTTGCTTCCTTAGCATCAAGGTCTACATTGACATTATTTGCGCTTTTAAATTCTTCAATAGCT
The DNA window shown above is from Candidatus Schekmanbacteria bacterium and carries:
- the gspN gene encoding type II secretion system protein GspN; its protein translation is MEMAILKNIKGNFLRISLYTIFGIICFFFFFLIKFPFDIFVQNALSTIEKNYDINISIDESSYSFPIGVKLTKVNISAGEDNSLEYSIDEVKIKYPLFSFLFFKKEFAIYANAFDGSIYGSFESNNEGIYLNISTTKAINMEKAIPETSKNGFALIGMTNFKIEGIIVDNDLRTFSGRGKIEISKGAIKNISPLLKAIPVEKADLEFESSRNRSAIKNINIEGNGIRIKGQGTLKTGKTLSDSILKLKLFGQYDPSTGVGKTISLLGIKGKKNIPIELSGPLTKPTLKIEGKTLWNKKSPKDRKRKR